The stretch of DNA GGCGAGGTGCGTCTTGTACGGCTCGGTACGGGGCGGAGCGGGTGGGTTGTCCTCGTCCTGGCCTGCTGGGAAGCCACAGCGGGGGCAGTCCCAAGTCTCGGGCACCTGCGCGTCGCTGGCGAAGCTGGGCTGCGTCTCGTGCCCGTTCGAGCACCAGAAGGAGATGCGCAGACGCGGCGCGGATTCGCCCCGTTCGGCCTCACCCATGGGCCCCGCCCCGACCCGGCTTCCTCGGATCGCGTTGCCACTTGCCACGGTCGTAACTCCCTGCGTGATGGTGCCGCGGAACCTCGAACCAGCAGTGCCGGTCGGCCCCGCCGCGAGCGCCTCAGTCTGTGTAAGGCCCAACGCGCGTCCAGTGAGGGGAGTTACACCCCCGCCCGGAACACGAGCCACCATGATAGGCCGGGTCTTCAGGGATGCACCGGACGAGTGACGGATACGGCTCACGTCCTCACCCGCGACAGGGAGTGGATCGGCGGGCGGTGCCTCGCGGTCGCACGTCCAGGGCGGGAAGGGGACGACGGCGGAGCCATCGCGACCGACGCCAACACCGGAGGCGGAGCCGCGGGGCCGCGGAAGCCCGCACCCTGTCGCGGGTGAGATCGTCAGCTGTTCATCTTCATGACGAGGCCGAGAACGACGATGCACGCGAACCACAACACGCCGACCACGACGGTGATGCGGTCGAGGTTGCGCTCGGCGACGGAGGAGCCGCCGACGGAGGACTGCATGCCGCCACCGAACATGTCGGACAGTCCGCCGCCCTTGCCCTTGTGCATCAGCACCAGCAGCATCATCAGCAGGCTGAAGACGATCAGGGCGATCGAGAACCCCATAACCACGGCTGGTCCCTACTTTCCGCAAATTCCCTGGGAACTGAGATGAACAACGGGGGCCGGGGCTTCCACGAGAGAAGCCGCCCGGCCCCCGCAAGGGTACGACGGATCGCCGCTACCGCATACTCACTGGTCGCGGAAGCGCACGATCTTGACGAACTCGTCGGCGTCGAGAGAGGCACCGCCGACCAGGGCGCCGTCGATGTCGGGACGCGCCATGATCTCGGCGACGTTTCCTGACTTCACAGAGCCGCCGTACTGGATACGGACCTGGTCGGCGATCTCCTGCGAGTAGAGCTCGGCGAGACGGCCGCGGATGGCGCCGCACACCTCCTGGGCGTCGTCGGGACCGCACACCTTGCCGGTGCCGATGGCCCAGACGGGCTCGTACGCGACGACGATGGTCGACGCCTGCTCGGCGGTGATGTCCTTCAGCGCGCCGTCCACCTGGCTCAGCGTGTGCTCGACGTGCCTGCCCTCGTCACGGACCTGCTCCTCCTCGCCGACGCAGAGGATGGGGGTCAGACCATGTCGGTACGCGGCCTTGACCTTCTCGTTGACCAGCTCGTCGGTCTCACGGTGGTACTGACGGCGCTCCGAGTGGCCGATCGCCACATAGGAGCACTTGAACTTGGCCAGCATCGCGCCGGAGATCTCACCGGTGTAGGCACCGGAGTCGTGCGCCGAGAGGTCCTGGGCGCCGTACTTGATCTTCAGCTTGTCACCGTCCACGAGGGTCTGCACCGACCGCAGGTCGGTGAAGGGCGCGAGGACCGCGACCTCGACGGCCTCGTAGTCCTTGTCGGCGAGGGCGAAGGCGAGCTTCTGGACATGGGCGATGGCCTCAAGGTGGTTGAGGTTCATCTTCCAGTTGCCCGCCATCAGCGGGGTACGGGAACTCACGGGTGTTCAGTCCTCCAGTGCGGCGAGTCCGGGGAGCGTCTTGCCCTCAAGGTATTCGAGGCTGGCGCCACCGCCGGTCGAGATGTGTCCGAATGCGTTCTCGTCGAAGCCCAGGGTCCTGACGGCGGCCGCGGAGTCGCCACCGCCGACGACGGTGAAGGCGGAGCTGTCGAGGAGGGCCTGGGCGACCGACCTGGTGCCCTCGGCGTAGTCGGGGTGTTCGAAGACGCCCATCGGCCCGTTCCAGAAGACCGTGGCCGCGTCGGCGAGCTTCGAGGCGTACAGCGCGCCGGTCTCGGGACCGATGTCCAGGCCCATCTGCCCGGCCGGCATGGCGTCGGCGGCGACCGTCCCGGGGTGCGTGGCCGCCTTGGCCTTCAGGTCGGGGAAGGAACCGGAGACCACGACGTCGACGGGGAGGACGAACTCCACCCCGCGCTCGTCGGCGCGCTTGAGATAGCCCTGTACCGCCGGGATCTGGTCCTCCTGGAGCATCGAGGAGCCGACCTCGTACCCCTGCGCCTTGAGGAAGGTGAAGACCATGCCGCCGCCGATGATGATGCGGTCGGCCTTCTCCAGCAGATGGTCGATGACACCGAGTTTGTCGGAGACCTTGGCGCCGCCGAGGACCACGGCGTACGGCCGCTTGACGTCCTCGGTGAGCTTCTTGAGGACGCCCACCTCGGTGGCGATGAGGTAACCGGCGTAGTGCGGCAGCAGCTTCGGCAGGTCGAAGACCGAGGCGTGCTTGCGGTGCACGGCGCCGAAGCCGTCGCCGACGTACACATCGGCGAGGGCGGCGAGCCGCTGCGCGAACTCGCCGCGCTCGGTGTCGTCCTTGCTGGTCTCGCCCGCGTTGAAGCGCAGGTTCTCGATGACGGCGACCTGGCCGGGCTGGAGCCCGTCGACCGCGTCGTGGGCGGCCGGGCCCACCGTGTCCTGCGCGAACGCCACCGGGGCGTCGAGCAGCTCACCGAGACGCTCGGCTGCGGCGAGGAGGGAGAAAGCGGGGTCCGGCGCGCCCTTGGGGCGGCCGAGGTGCGAGGCGACGACCACCTTGGCGCCCGCCTCGGCGAGAGCCTTGACGGTCGGCAGGACGGCGCGGATACGGCCGTCGTCGGTGATGGTGCCCTCGGCCAGCGGTACGTTGAGGTCGGCGCGGACGAAGACCCGCTTGCCCGATACCCCTTCGGAGAGAAGTTCGTCGATCGTCTTCATGGGTTCCTGACTCCTTGGAAGGTCAACCAGGTCGGCTGGGGCGCGGCGCTGCCCCGGGACAAGCGGCAGGGCCCGCGCCGCGCCTGGTGCGCCGCCCGAGCCCTGTCGCTCACACTCGTGGTGCCTACCGGCCGACGATCAGAGCTTGTCGCCGATGAAGACCGTGAGGTCGACGAGACGGTTGGAGTAGCCCCACTCGTTGTCGTACCAGCCGATGATCTTCACCTGGTCGCCCGCGGCCATGGTGAGGTCCGAGTCGAAGGTGCAGGAGGCCGGCGTGCCGACGATGTCCGAGGACACGATCGGGTCGCTGGTGTAGACGAGCTTGCCGGCGAGGGTGCCCTCCTGGGAGGCCTTCTCGAACGCGGCGTTGACCTCGTCCCTGGTGACCTCGCGGTCCAGGGTGACGACCAGGTCGGTGACCGAGCCGACCGGGACGGGGACGCGCATCGCGATGCCGTCGAGCTTGCCCTTGAGCTGGGGCAGGACCAGGGCGGTGGCCTTGGCGGCGCCCGTCGTGGTCGGGATGATGTTCTCGGCGGCGGCACGGGCGCGACGCAGGTCCTTGTGCGGGAAGTCAAGGATGCGCTGGTCGTTGGTGTACGCGTGGACCGTCGTCATGAGGCCCTTGACGATGCCGAAGTTCTCGTCGAGAACCTTGGCCATCGGCGCCACACAGTTGGTGGTACAGGACGCGTTGGAGATGACGTGGTGGCTCGACGGGTCGTACTTGTCGTCGTTGACGCCCATCACGATGGTGATGTCCTCGTCCTTGGCCGGAGCCGAGATGAGGACCTTCTTCGCGCCACCGGCGATGTGCTTCTCGGCATCGGCCTTCTTGGTGAAGATGCCGGTCGACTCGATGACGATGTCGACGCCCAGGTCGCCCCAGGGGATGTCCGACGGGTTGCGCTCGGAGAGGACCTTGATGGTGCGCTTGCCGACGGTGATGGTGTCGGCGGTGTGCGACACCTCATCCTTCAGCGTGCCCAGCATCGTGTCGTACTTGAGCAGGTGGGCGGTGGTCGCGGTGTCACCCAGGTCGTTGACAGCCACGATCTCGATGTCCGCACCCTGCTCAAGCAGCGCGCGGAAGTAGTTGCGACCGATGCGGCCAAAGCCGTTGATGCCTACGCGGATCGTCACGAACCGATCTCCTCGTTGGTACGCCGGTTTTCGACGCCGGCGAGTTGTATGGGATGTCCCCGACCGCCTCCGACCCTACCTCTCCGGAGCCTCCCTGGTGACATCGAGAGTCCCGGGCGGCCCAGTGATCGGCCTTACCGATCAGTAGCCGACGGATGTCCACGGCCGACCGGGCGTGGGACCTCCGGCGGAAAGGCCGCGGGGCCCCTGATCCGAGGGACCGGGGCCCCGTGGTCGATCCGCCGGGGATGAAGGGATACGGGAGCCGGATACGGGTGCGGGGAGACGGGCGACGGCTGCGGGGGCGGGCGGGGCCCGACGACGGAGGCGGTCAGCCGACCATGCTGTCGGCCAGCTCGTCGGTGAGGGTCGACTCCGTGCCGGGGATACCGAGGTCCGACGCGCGCTTGTCCGCCATGGCGAGCAGCCTGCGAATCCGCCCCGCGACCGCGTCCTTGGTCAGCGCCGGGTCGGCGAGGGCTCCCAGCTCCTCCAGCGACGCCTGCTTGTGCTCCATGCGCAGCCGGCCCGCGGCGGCGAGGTGTTCGGGAACCTCCTCGCCGAGGATCTCCAGGGCCCGCTGGACCCTGGCACCCGCCGCGACCGCCGCCCGCGCCGAGCGGCGCAGATTGGCGTCGTCGAAGTTGGCGAGACGGTTGGCGGTGGCCCGGACCTCACGGCGCATCCGCCGTTCCTCCCACGCCAGCACCGCTTCGTGGGCGCCGAGCCTGGTCAGCAGCGCGCCGATCGCGTCACCGTCCCTGACGACCACCCGGTCCACGCTCCGCACCTCGCGGGCCTTGGCCGGAATGGCGAGCCTGCGGGCCGCGCCGACCAGCGCGAGCGCGGCCTCGGGACCGGGGCAGGTCACCTCAAGGGAGGACGAGCGGCCCGGCTCGGTCAGCGAGCCGTGGGCCAGGAAGGCCCCTCGCCACGCGGCCTCCGCGTCGCAGGTGGCCCCCGAGACCACCTGCGGCGGCAGACCCCGGATGGGGCGGCCCCTGCCGTCCACCAGACCCGTCTGACGGGCCAGCTGGTCTCCGCCGGCCACCACGCGTACGACGAAGCGCGAACCCCTGCGCAGTCCGCTCGGAGCCATCACCACCAGGTCGGACGCGTGTCCGAAGATCTCCAGGATGTCCTTGCGCAGCCGCCGTGCCGCGATCCCCGTGTCGAGTTCCGCCTCGATCACGATCCGCCCGCTCACCAGGTGCAGCCCGCCAGCGAATCGCAGGATCGCCGAGACCTCTGCCTTTCTGCAGCAGGTCCGGGTGACGGGAAGCCGGGAGATTTCGTCCTTCACCGCTGCCGTCATCGCCATGGGCCGATCCTTCCATGCATCCAAAAAATACGGTCGTACGCGGCGGCCAACAGCTCCGGGTCGTGCTTCGGAGTTCCGTCCGGCCTGGCGACCGGAGCCAACTCGACCGCGGCGGCGAACCTCTTGGCCGCGTCGGTGAGTGACTCACGGTCGGGCACAGCGGCCTCATCGGCCAGCACCACGTCCAGGGCGAGTTTAGGGGCGTGTCGGGCTAAAACCTCCAAATGACGCTGCGGAGAGAAGCCCTCTGTTTCTCCGGGTTGCGGAACGAGGTTCAGCGAGAGGACCTTGCGGGCCTTCGTGGCGATGAGCGCGTCGAGCAGTTCTGGCACCAGAAGATGGGGGATCACGGAGGAGAACCAGGAGCCCGGACCGAGGACGACCCAGTCCGCGTCGAGGACCGCGGCGACGGCCTCGGGCACGGCGGGCGGGTCGGAGGGGACGACGTGCACGGACTGGACCTCGCCCCTGGTGAGGGCCACGGTGGCCTGCCCGCACACGGTGTCCACGTCGTCGGGTCTGGCCGGGTCGTGCCCCTTGACCAGGGCCTGTAGCTCCAGTGGCACGGCCGACATGGGCAGCACCCGGCCGTGCGCGCCCAGCAGGGTGCCGACCAGGTCGAGGGCCTGCACGGGGTCGCCGAGCTGTTCCCAGAGGGCGACGATCAGCAGATTGCCGACCGCGTGGCCGTGCAGATCGCCCTTGCTGGCGAACCGGTGCTGGATCACCCGTGACCAGGTCTGCCCCCAGTCGTCGTCACCGCAGAGCGCGGCGAGCGCCTTCCGCAGATCCCCGGGGGGCAGGACACCGAGTTCGTCGCGGAGGCGTCCGCTGGAGCCGCCGTCGTCGGCGACGGTGACGACGGCGGTGAGGTCCCCGGTGATCCTGCGCAGCGCGGCGAGCGAGGCGGACAGCCCCATCCCGCCGCCGAGCGCCACGACCTTCGGCGTGGCGCCACGCCGACGGGTCCGCTGTCCAGGACCGGTCGGCGCGACCCTGCGCAACCGCCTGAGCCGGAGTGTGCGACCTGTCATTCCCGGCCCATGTCCCGGTGGACGACGACGGTCTCCACACCCTCCGTGACCAGCCGGGCGGCCAGCTTCTCCGACATGGCGACGGAACGGTGCTTGCCGCCGGTACAGCCGACCGCGATGGTCACATAACGCTTGCCCTCCCGGCGGTAACCGGCGGCGATGAGCTGGAGCAGCTCCGTGTAGCGGTCGAGGAACTCCTTGGCACCCGGCTGGCTGAAGACGAAGTGCGAGACCTCTTCGTTGAGCCCGGTGAACGGTCGCAGCTCCGGAACCCAGTGCGGGTTGGGCAGAAACCGCATGTCGACCACGAGGTCGGCGTCGACGGGCAGGCCGTACTTGTAGCCGAAGGACATCACGGTGGCCCGCAGCTCGGGCTCCTCGTCGCCCGCGAACTGGGCGTCCATCTTGGCCCGCAGCTCGTGCACGTTGAGGCTGGACGTGTCGATCACCAGGTCGGCGTCGCCGCGCAGCTCGCGCAGCAGATCACGCTCGGCGTTGATCCCGTCGGTGATGCGGCCGTCGCCCTGGAGCGGGTGCGGCCTGCGGACCGACTCGAACCGCCTGACGAGCGCGTCGTCCGACGATTCGAGGAAGACGATCCGCCGGGTGACGTGCTTGGCCTCCAGATCGGCCAGCGACTGCCTGAGGTTGTCGAAGAAGCGCCGGCCGCGGACATCCACGACCACCGCGATCCTGGCCACGTTCCCCTGCGAGCGGGCGCCGAGCTCCACCATGGTGGGGATCAGCGCGGGCGGCAGGTTGTCGACGACGAACCAGCCGAGGTCCTCCAGGCACTTGGCGGCGGTACTGCGGCCCGCGCCGGACATGCCCGAGATGATGACCAGCTCGGGAATGGCCGGTTCGGCCGCCTGTGCCGGCTCAGTGGTCGTGCCCGTACTCACCTGTGCTCCGTCTCCGTCGTGCGCGTTCATGTCTCCTGCCCCCGTCGTTCGTTCGAGTGGCCCGCGGTCACGGTCCCCTCGTGTCGCTCGGCGTCCGGTGGGCCCGCTGACGCGGACCGCCCGTGCGCGAGGTTCTCCTCTGTCTCCGAGGGATCCTCGGTCATGGACCCCTCGTCCCGCTCATCGTCCCGCTCGTCACCGACCTCCGTGGCTGCCGACCGGTCCCGGTCGATCACCTCGGCGTCCTCGGCGTCCGCGCTCTCCTCAGCGCTCTCAGTGCCCTCAGTGCCCTCAGTGCCCTCATCTGACGGTCGCGGCGTTCCCGAGGTGGTCCGGCCGGGCCACGTGGGTCCGGCCGGGGAGCCGCCGTCTCCCGGAGGCTCCTCTGCGAACACCGGAGACGGAAACGCCGGTGCTGGCGCTGGTGCCGGTGCTGGTGCTGGTGCCGGTTCTGGCGCTGGCGCTGGCGCCACAGTCGATTCCGACGCCGACGCCGACGCCGATTCCGACGCAGACGCCGATTCCGACTCCGGTCCCGCTGTCGGCTCCCTGCCCTGCGCTGCCGCCTCCGGCCTCACGGCGACCGCCTCGTCGCCGCGCGCGGGCGCCTCCGGCGCGGCCCGCGTCCCGTCGTGGTCGCGCTCGGCCGACGCGCCGTACCGTCGGTCCCTCTCGGACTCCTCATCGCTCCGCCCACCGGACCCACCCTCGCTCGGGCCGTGTGCCGCGGCGGACTCCGTCGTCCGGTCCGCCGTCTGTTCCCAGGATCCCGCATCCGGCTCCTCACCGACCGCCCCGGACTCCGAAAACGCGGGCCTGTCCTGCTCCAGAGGGTACGAATCGGCGGATTCCGGAGCGCCTGCCTCCGGCCGAGCCCCGCCGCCGCCCGGCAGCGAGACAGGGTCGGCCGCGGATTCGGCCGGTTCGCCGTCACCGCTCATGGCATCGCCCGCACCCCCGCCCTCTCCGTCTCCCTCTCCGTCCGAGGAGGGCCCGGCGGCGGGCGCCTCCACGTCCTCGTCGTCGTCCTCCAGGATCTCGCCGGTCGCCATGTTCACGGCGGGGGCGGCGGGCGCGGCCGTCGCGAAGGCCGCCACGATGGTCTCCGCCGTCTTACGGCCTATCCCGGGGACCTCGCAGATCTGTTCGATGGTCGCGGCCCGGAGCCTCTTCACCGAGCCGAAGTGCTTGAGCAGCGCCTGCTTACGGGTCTCGCCGAGCCCGGCCACCTCGTCCAGCGGTCCCGCCTTGAAACGCTTGGCACGCTTGTTGCGCTGGTAGGTGATGGCGAAGCGGTGCGCCTCGTCCCGCACGCGCTGGAGCAGGTAGAGCCCCTCGCTCGTACGCGGCAGGATGACCGGGTCGTCGTCGCCGGGCACCCAGACCTCTTCGAGGCGCTTGGCGAGGCCGCAGACCGCGATGTCGTCGATACCCAACTCGTCCAGGGCCCGCTGGGCAGCCGCGACCTGCGGCTGGCCGCCGTCGACCACGACGAGCTGCGGCGGGTAGGCGAACCGCTTCGGACGGCCGTCGTCCTCGGTCAGCTCGTCCTCGGTCCACTCCCCCGTCCGTTCCTTCTCCGCCAGGTAGCGCTTGAAGCGGCGGGTGATCACCTCGTGCATGGAGCGGACGTCGTCCTGGCCCTCGAAGCCCTTGATCTGGAACCTGCGGTACTCGCTCTTGCGGGCCAGACCGTCCTCGAAGACCACCATGGAGGCGACGACGTCATCGCCCTGGAGGTGCGAGATGTCGTAGCACTCGATACGCAGCGGCACACTCTCCAGCTCCAGCGCCGTCGAGATCTCCTCCAGGGCACGGGAGCGGGTGGTCAGGTCGGAGGCGCGCCTCGTCTTGTGCAGGACGAGGGAGTGCTGCGCGTTGCGCTGGACGGTCTCCATGAGGGAGCGTTTGTCGCCGCGCTGCGGGATGCGGAGCGAGACGTTCGACCCGCGGCGCCCGCTCAGCCATTCCTGTACCGGTTCGAGCGGCTCGGGCAGGGCCGGCACCAGGACCTCCTTGGGCACCGCGTCGCCGCTCTCCTCGCCGTAGAGCTGCTGGAGCGCGTGCTCCACCAGGTCGGGCGTGGTGACCGCCTCGACCTTGTCGGTGACCCAGCCGCGCTGACCGCGGACCCTGCCGCCTCGTACGTGGAAGATCTGGACGGCCGCTTCCAGCTCGTCCTCGGCGACGGCGATCAGGTCGGCGTCGGTGGCGTCGGCGAGGACGACGGCGCTCTTCTCCATCGCGCGGCGCAGGGCCTCGATGTCGTCCCTGAGCCTGGCGGCCCTCTCGTACTCCATTTCCTCGGCCGCCGCCGCCATCTGCTTCTCCAGGCGGCGGATGTAGGCCCCGGTGCGGCCGGCCATGAAGTCGGCGAACTCCTCCGCGAGGTCGCGGTGCTCGTCGGGGGTGACCCGGCCCACGCAGGGGGCCGAGCACTTGCCGATGTAGCCGAGGAGACACGGGCGGCCCGTACGCGCGGCGTTCTTGAAGACACCGGCGGAGCAGGTGCGCACGGGGAAGACCCGCAGCAGCAGGTCGACGGTGTCGCGGATCGCCCACGCGTGGCCGTAGGGGCCGAAGTAGCGCACACCCTTCTTCTTCTGGCCGCGCATGACCTGGACCCGGGGGAACTCCTCGTTCATCGTCACCGCGAGATACGGGTAGCTCTTGTCGTCGCGGTACTTGACGTTGAACCGGGGGTCGTACTCCTTGATCCAGGAGTATTCGAGCTGCAACGCCTCGACCTCGGTGGAGACGACGGTCCACTCGACCGAAGCGGCGGTCGTGACCATCGTGCGGGTACGAGGGTGCAGATGTGCCAGGTCCTGGAAGTAGTTGGCCAGGCGCTGGCGGAGGCTTTTCGCCTTCCCGACATAAATCACCCGGCGGTGCTCGTCACGGAACCTGTAGACCCCCGGCGAGTCGGGGATCTGTCCCGGCTTGGGGCGGTAGCTGGACGGGTCGGCCATGCCAGACACCCTACTGGCGAGCACGGACAGTCCGGGGGCCGCCGCCTGCCCGTTGTCCTGCGGGGCGGCGCCCGGAACGTGGTGATCCGTGCCCGCTCCCTGACCGTGCCCCACTCCCTCGCCAGCGACGACCTACCCTGTGCGGGGGCTCGGAGGCGGGGCGCGGGCGGTGGCCCGCCCGACCGCGGCAGTCCGGCCCACCAGGACCGTTCCGCCCCGCGCGGCACGTCGCACCGCTCAGAAAGGAACCCGCCCGTGATTGTGGTCGCCGGTGAGGCCCTGATCGATCTCGTACCCGTGTCGCAGGAGGGCGGTGGTGGCGTCGGTGACAGCGGTCTGCCCGCGCTCGCCCCTCGGCTCGGCGGCGGCCCCTTCAACACCGCTGTGGCCCTGGGCCGCCTCGGCTCCCCCGTGGCGTTCTGTTCGCGGCTCTCCCGCGACCCCTACGCCGAGGCGCTGCTCGACGGCTTGCGGGACGCGCGGGTGGACGTCTCGTACGTGCAGCGCGGCGAGGAACCGTCCACGCTCGCCGTCGCCTCGATCGGTACCGACGGTTCGGCCGGCTTCGCCTTCTACGCGGGCGGCACCGCCGACCGGCTCTTCGCCGTGCCCGAGCGGCTGCCCGAGGACACCAGGGCGATGACGTTCGGCACCTGCTCGCTGGTGCTCGAACCGGGGGCGAGCGCGTACGAGGAGCTGATGCGGCGGGAGGCGGAGCGCGGGGTCTTCACCCTCCTCGACCCCAACATCAGGACGAGCATCATCCAGGACGCCGACGCCTATCGCGCGAGGTTCCGCTCGTGGCTGGCCCACACCGGGCTGCTGAAACTGTCGGTGGAGGACGCCGAGTGGCTGGGCGGCTCACCGCGTGAGTGGGCTGCGGCGGGCCCCGCGGCTGTGGTGGTCACGCGTGGCGGCGACGGTCTGACCGTGGTGACGCGGGACGGAGCGGAGTACTCCGTCCCCGGCACGAAGGTCGACGTCGTCGACACGATCGGCGCGGGGGACACGGTGAACGCGGCGCTGCTGCACCGGCTCGCCGACCACGACGCCCTCTCCAAGAAGGCGGTCGCCGCCCTGGGGCGGGAGGACTGGCTCGACATCCTGGGCTTCGCGGCGCGCGCCGCCGCCGTCACCTGCTCCCGGCCGGGCGCGGAGCCGCCCTACGCGCACGAGATCGAGAACTGACCTCCCCGCACCTCGTACGGGACGTGGGTCGCCCTGGGCAGGGGGCCGGGGGTGCCCTCGGGAGGGGCCGGGGCCCGACTCCTACGTACGGGACCAGCCCCGACCACCCTCCCGTACGGGACCAGCCCCGACCCTCGCGTACGAAACCGGGCCCGATCCTCACGGCCCGACCCTCACGGCCCGCCCCTCACGTACGACATCAAGGGGGCCGACCCCCACACGAGACGGACGGGCCGATCTCGCGGGGCGCGGTGGTGAGGAACGGCGACGGCGCAGCGGCACACCCCCGGCGGATTCAGCGCGTCGCCGCGCCCGCCATCGCCACGCCCACCATCGGCGCACCCGCCAAGTCCTGATCAGCCCCCGCACGCCAACGCGGCGGGGCCCCGCGGACCTCAGTCGATCCGCGAGCCCCGCCGCGCCAGCACCACTTCGTACCGCTCGGTGCCGCTCGGTACCGCTCGGTGCCGCTCGGTGCAGCGGCCGTCAGGCCTTGCGGGCCCGTGCCGTCTTCTTCGCCGCGGCGGTCTTCGCCGCGGCGGTCTTCGCCGCGGCGGTCTTCGCCGCGGCGGTCTTCGCCGAGGACTTCGTGGCAGCGGCCTTGGTGGTCACCGCCTCCTCGGAGCTCCCCTCGCCCGCCACGATCTGTCCCGCCTTGACCTTCTTCGCTGCGGGCTTCCTCACTGTGGTCCCGCGGACCCCGCTCTTCTTCGTCCGGGCGCCGGAGGAGGCGGCGTCGTTGAAGCCGTCCCCCTCGACGATGTTCCGCAGGAACTTGCCCGTGTGGCTGCCGGGGGCCGCCGCGACCTGCTCGGGGGTGCCCTCGGCGACGACGAGCCCGCCGCCGTTGCCGCCCTCGGGGCCCATGTCGATGACCCAGTCGGCCGTTTTGATCACGTCGAGGTTGTGCTCGATGACGATCACCGTGTTGCCCTTGTCGACGAGGCCGGACAGCACCTTGATCAGCTTGCTGATGTCCTCGAAGTGCAGACCGGTCGTCGGCTCGTCCAGTACGTAGACCGTGCGGCCCGTCGAGCGCTTCTGCAGCTCGCTCGCCAGCTTGACGCGCTGCGCCTCACCACCGGAGAGCGTGGGCGCCGACTGGCCGAGGCGGACATAGCCGAGGCCCACGTCGTTGAGTGTGCGCAGGTGGCGGGCGATGGCGGGCACCGCCTCGAAGAAGTCCAGGCCCTCCTCGATGGGCATGTCGAGCACCTCGGCGATGGACTTGCCCTTGTAGTGCACCTCAAGGGTCTCCCGGTTGTACCGGGCACCGTGGCAGACCTCGCACGGGACGTAGACGTCCGGCAGGAAGTTCATCTCGATCTTGATCGTGCCGTCGCCCGCGCAGTTCTCGCAGCGTCCGCCCTTGACGTTGAAGGAGAAGCGCCCCGGCAGGTAACCGCGCACCTTCGCCTCCATGGTCTCGGCGAAGAGCCTGCGCACATGGTCGAAGACGCCGGTGTACGTCGCCGGGTTCGAGCGCGGTGTACGGCCGATCGGCGACTGGTCGACGTGCACGACCTTGTCCACCTGGTCGTCGCCCTCGACTCGCGTGTGACGTCCCGGCACCGTGCGGGCGCCGTTCATCTCGCGGGCGAGGTGCGTGTACAGGATGTCGTTGACCAGCGTCGACTTACCGGAACCCGAGACGCCGGTGATCGCGGTGAGCACACCGAGCGGGAAGGAGACGTCGATGTCGCGCAGGTTGTTCTCCCGCGCCCCGCGCACGGTGAGCCGCCGGCCGGGGTCGACCGGCCTGCGGATCGAGGGGACCGCGATGGCTCGTTTGCCCGCCAGGTACTGCCCGGTGAGCGATTCCTTGTTGATCAGCAGGTCGGGCAGTGAACCGCTGTGCACGACCTTGCCGCCGTGCTCACCGGCGCCGGGGCCGATGTCCACGATCCAGTCGGCGACCTTGATGGTGTCCTCGTCGTGCTCGACGACGATGAGCGTGTTGCCCATGTCCCGCAGCCTGACGAGAGTCTCGATCAGCCGGTGGTTGTCCCGCTGGTGCAGGCCGATCGATGGCTCGTCCAGCACGTACAGCACGCCGACAAGACCGGAGCCGATCTGGGTGGCCAGCCGGATCCGCTGCGCCTCGCCGCCCGAGAGGGTGCCCGCCGCGCGGTTGAGGGAGAGGTAGTCCAG from Streptomyces tsukubensis encodes:
- a CDS encoding RNA polymerase-binding protein RbpA; this encodes MGEAERGESAPRLRISFWCSNGHETQPSFASDAQVPETWDCPRCGFPAGQDEDNPPAPPRTEPYKTHLAYVRERRSDADGEAILAEALAKLRGEI
- the secG gene encoding preprotein translocase subunit SecG — its product is MGFSIALIVFSLLMMLLVLMHKGKGGGLSDMFGGGMQSSVGGSSVAERNLDRITVVVGVLWFACIVVLGLVMKMNS
- the tpiA gene encoding triose-phosphate isomerase gives rise to the protein MSSRTPLMAGNWKMNLNHLEAIAHVQKLAFALADKDYEAVEVAVLAPFTDLRSVQTLVDGDKLKIKYGAQDLSAHDSGAYTGEISGAMLAKFKCSYVAIGHSERRQYHRETDELVNEKVKAAYRHGLTPILCVGEEEQVRDEGRHVEHTLSQVDGALKDITAEQASTIVVAYEPVWAIGTGKVCGPDDAQEVCGAIRGRLAELYSQEIADQVRIQYGGSVKSGNVAEIMARPDIDGALVGGASLDADEFVKIVRFRDQ
- a CDS encoding phosphoglycerate kinase, with protein sequence MKTIDELLSEGVSGKRVFVRADLNVPLAEGTITDDGRIRAVLPTVKALAEAGAKVVVASHLGRPKGAPDPAFSLLAAAERLGELLDAPVAFAQDTVGPAAHDAVDGLQPGQVAVIENLRFNAGETSKDDTERGEFAQRLAALADVYVGDGFGAVHRKHASVFDLPKLLPHYAGYLIATEVGVLKKLTEDVKRPYAVVLGGAKVSDKLGVIDHLLEKADRIIIGGGMVFTFLKAQGYEVGSSMLQEDQIPAVQGYLKRADERGVEFVLPVDVVVSGSFPDLKAKAATHPGTVAADAMPAGQMGLDIGPETGALYASKLADAATVFWNGPMGVFEHPDYAEGTRSVAQALLDSSAFTVVGGGDSAAAVRTLGFDENAFGHISTGGGASLEYLEGKTLPGLAALED
- the gap gene encoding type I glyceraldehyde-3-phosphate dehydrogenase, with the translated sequence MTIRVGINGFGRIGRNYFRALLEQGADIEIVAVNDLGDTATTAHLLKYDTMLGTLKDEVSHTADTITVGKRTIKVLSERNPSDIPWGDLGVDIVIESTGIFTKKADAEKHIAGGAKKVLISAPAKDEDITIVMGVNDDKYDPSSHHVISNASCTTNCVAPMAKVLDENFGIVKGLMTTVHAYTNDQRILDFPHKDLRRARAAAENIIPTTTGAAKATALVLPQLKGKLDGIAMRVPVPVGSVTDLVVTLDREVTRDEVNAAFEKASQEGTLAGKLVYTSDPIVSSDIVGTPASCTFDSDLTMAAGDQVKIIGWYDNEWGYSNRLVDLTVFIGDKL
- the whiA gene encoding DNA-binding protein WhiA, with product MAMTAAVKDEISRLPVTRTCCRKAEVSAILRFAGGLHLVSGRIVIEAELDTGIAARRLRKDILEIFGHASDLVVMAPSGLRRGSRFVVRVVAGGDQLARQTGLVDGRGRPIRGLPPQVVSGATCDAEAAWRGAFLAHGSLTEPGRSSSLEVTCPGPEAALALVGAARRLAIPAKAREVRSVDRVVVRDGDAIGALLTRLGAHEAVLAWEERRMRREVRATANRLANFDDANLRRSARAAVAAGARVQRALEILGEEVPEHLAAAGRLRMEHKQASLEELGALADPALTKDAVAGRIRRLLAMADKRASDLGIPGTESTLTDELADSMVG
- a CDS encoding gluconeogenesis factor YvcK family protein → MTGRTLRLRRLRRVAPTGPGQRTRRRGATPKVVALGGGMGLSASLAALRRITGDLTAVVTVADDGGSSGRLRDELGVLPPGDLRKALAALCGDDDWGQTWSRVIQHRFASKGDLHGHAVGNLLIVALWEQLGDPVQALDLVGTLLGAHGRVLPMSAVPLELQALVKGHDPARPDDVDTVCGQATVALTRGEVQSVHVVPSDPPAVPEAVAAVLDADWVVLGPGSWFSSVIPHLLVPELLDALIATKARKVLSLNLVPQPGETEGFSPQRHLEVLARHAPKLALDVVLADEAAVPDRESLTDAAKRFAAAVELAPVARPDGTPKHDPELLAAAYDRIFWMHGRIGPWR